From Halorubrum salinarum, the proteins below share one genomic window:
- a CDS encoding DUF192 domain-containing protein: protein MRRRRLLGLTAAGTLGAAAGCLSGGDAADDGDAAADSDGASGGDADGESESTGDGGSGDGEDGSAWPTGTYADYETTTVTVEGTDGAEHGSVTAALADTRDKRFLGLSDAESLPEDGGMLFVYDAPKDSLTYVMREMDFGIDIVYVDGDRKIVAIHNAPEPGPNEDGEEQRYPGSGQYVLEVPYEWTDRHGVSVGDSLAFDL from the coding sequence ATGAGACGGCGGCGACTCCTCGGACTGACCGCGGCCGGAACTCTCGGCGCCGCGGCGGGCTGTCTGAGCGGGGGCGACGCGGCGGACGACGGCGACGCAGCAGCTGATAGCGACGGAGCGAGCGGCGGCGACGCGGACGGGGAGAGCGAGTCGACCGGCGACGGCGGAAGCGGAGACGGGGAAGACGGGTCCGCGTGGCCCACCGGCACCTACGCCGACTACGAGACGACGACCGTGACCGTCGAGGGGACCGACGGGGCGGAGCACGGGTCGGTGACCGCCGCGCTCGCTGACACTCGCGACAAGCGCTTCCTCGGGCTCAGCGACGCCGAGTCGCTCCCCGAGGACGGCGGCATGCTGTTCGTCTACGACGCCCCCAAAGACTCTCTCACCTACGTGATGCGCGAGATGGACTTCGGCATCGACATCGTCTACGTCGACGGCGACCGGAAAATCGTCGCGATCCACAACGCGCCGGAGCCGGGTCCGAACGAGGACGGCGAGGAACAGCGGTATCCCGGCTCCGGGCAGTACGTGCTCGAAGTCCCCTACGAGTGGACCGACCGGCACGGCGTGTCAGTGGGGGACTCGCTGGCGTTCGACCTGTGA
- a CDS encoding RNA methyltransferase produces MSGDERAPATEEDEGAADPTDAEASDSADGAAARRKPVVVVVEPETPGNVGTIARAMKNFGLTDLKLVDPPELREDGEAYGFAGHAREDVLPNADEVTFDEVVANYHTVGTTAITGEDDRSHERFPFKTPVELRESLKTVDAPTAIVFGREGRGLNNEELSRLDEVCSIPADDDYPVLNLGQAATVLLYELRDLTVGETQLPDTEVTRAPEADVERFHGFFEDFLAATGQRDHVREKNALLMRRLLGRAHPTEREIHTLLGTFRKANTKLEHADHLAAKYDEPPYPREK; encoded by the coding sequence ATGAGCGGCGACGAGCGAGCGCCGGCCACGGAAGAAGACGAGGGGGCGGCGGACCCGACTGACGCCGAGGCATCCGACTCGGCGGACGGCGCGGCGGCTCGGCGGAAGCCCGTGGTCGTCGTCGTCGAGCCCGAGACGCCGGGCAACGTCGGGACCATCGCGCGGGCGATGAAGAACTTCGGCCTCACCGACCTCAAGCTGGTCGACCCGCCGGAGCTGCGGGAGGACGGCGAGGCGTACGGCTTCGCCGGCCACGCCCGGGAGGACGTGCTGCCGAACGCGGACGAGGTCACCTTCGACGAGGTCGTCGCGAACTACCACACGGTCGGCACGACCGCGATCACCGGCGAGGACGACCGCAGCCACGAGCGCTTCCCGTTCAAGACGCCCGTCGAGCTCCGCGAGTCCCTGAAGACGGTCGACGCGCCCACCGCCATCGTCTTCGGCCGCGAGGGGCGCGGGCTCAACAACGAGGAGCTCTCGCGGCTCGACGAGGTGTGTTCGATCCCGGCCGACGACGACTACCCCGTCCTCAACCTCGGGCAGGCCGCGACCGTCCTGCTGTACGAGCTGCGCGACCTCACGGTCGGCGAGACCCAGCTGCCCGACACCGAGGTCACCCGCGCGCCCGAGGCCGACGTGGAGCGCTTCCACGGGTTCTTCGAGGACTTCCTCGCGGCGACGGGGCAGCGCGACCACGTCCGCGAGAAGAACGCGCTGCTGATGCGGCGGCTGCTCGGCCGCGCGCACCCGACGGAACGCGAGATCCACACCCTGCTCGGCACCTTCCGCAAGGCGAACACGAAGCTGGAGCACGCGGACCACCTCGCGGCGAAGTACGACGAGCCGCCGTACCCGCGGGAGAAGTAG
- a CDS encoding AzlC family ABC transporter permease: MSDSVLDEDLLAGVRDVSPLILGVAPFALVAGIAAVDAGLGLAEAVGMSVIVFAGASQLAALDLLGENAPLAVVVGTAVVINLRMLMYSASIAPHFADYGRRLRAGLAYLLTDQAYALSVAEFGENPDRSRWRYYLGAAASLWIVWQIGTVAGVVLGAGVPDAWGLTFAVPLVFLALLVPAMKDRPTTVAGVAGGAVAVVAAGLPLNLGLLVGALCGIGAGLATEVAGQ, encoded by the coding sequence GTGTCCGACTCCGTCCTCGACGAGGACCTGCTGGCCGGCGTCCGCGACGTGTCGCCGCTCATCCTCGGGGTCGCGCCGTTCGCGCTCGTGGCCGGCATCGCCGCCGTCGACGCGGGGCTCGGCCTCGCCGAGGCGGTCGGGATGTCGGTGATCGTGTTCGCCGGCGCCTCCCAGCTGGCGGCGCTAGACCTGCTCGGCGAGAACGCGCCGCTCGCGGTCGTCGTCGGGACGGCCGTCGTGATCAACCTCCGGATGCTGATGTACTCGGCATCCATCGCGCCGCACTTCGCCGACTACGGGCGCCGCCTCCGGGCGGGGCTCGCGTACCTCCTCACCGACCAGGCGTACGCGCTCTCGGTGGCCGAGTTCGGCGAGAACCCCGACCGGAGCCGGTGGCGCTACTACCTCGGCGCGGCCGCCTCGCTGTGGATCGTCTGGCAGATCGGCACCGTCGCGGGCGTCGTCCTCGGCGCCGGCGTCCCCGACGCGTGGGGGCTAACCTTCGCGGTGCCGCTCGTGTTCCTGGCGCTCCTCGTCCCGGCGATGAAGGACCGCCCGACCACCGTCGCGGGCGTCGCCGGCGGCGCGGTCGCGGTCGTCGCGGCCGGGCTCCCGCTCAACCTCGGGCTGCTCGTCGGCGCGCTGTGCGGGATCGGCGCGGGGCTCGCAACGGAGGTCGCGGGCCAGTGA
- a CDS encoding AzlD domain-containing protein: protein MTGGVGGLVASPRAWVAILVIGVLTYGIRLSFIYLFGRIDGVPTRVQRPLRYVPPAVLAALVLPDLVTLRPSVAATLLDERLIAGAVAGAVAWRTENVFATIATGMGTLWLFRFVVFG, encoded by the coding sequence GTGACCGGCGGGGTCGGCGGGCTCGTCGCCTCGCCGAGAGCGTGGGTCGCCATCCTCGTCATCGGCGTGCTGACCTACGGGATCCGCCTCTCGTTCATCTACCTGTTCGGCCGGATCGACGGGGTCCCGACGCGCGTTCAGCGGCCGCTTCGGTACGTCCCGCCCGCGGTCCTCGCGGCGCTCGTCCTCCCAGACCTGGTGACGCTGCGCCCGTCGGTGGCCGCGACCCTCCTCGACGAGCGGCTGATCGCCGGCGCCGTCGCCGGCGCCGTCGCGTGGCGGACCGAGAACGTCTTCGCGACCATCGCGACCGGGATGGGGACGCTGTGGCTGTTCCGGTTCGTCGTGTTCGGCTGA